A segment of the Robbsia sp. KACC 23696 genome:
CCGGCCCCAGTTGATAGAAGGGCAAGGCACGAATCCGGACCTCGCTCAAACGGGAACGCACGGCGGGCGACAAGCCGGTGGAGCCGACCTGATAACAAAGGTTATGCATCGCGGCCAGCAGTGAATCGGCGTAGGCGATGCGCGCCGTCTCGTCCTCCCGTGCCTCCTCGGTGTGCAACAAGTCAGCGAGGCCCTGCAGCAATTCGGGCGGCAACGCATCGATCCACGCCGCGTCGTCCAGACGCGAGGCCGTGAGATCGTCGCGTCGGCCCCAGCGGCCGCGCCAATGCCAGGGCGCGGCCGGTTGCCGGGCAGCGGCCGCCTTGCGCATGCGTCGCGCCTGACGGGCCGGATGATCGTCGCCGAACATCAAGATGACGAGCGCCGCCAGGTCGCGCGTATTCGGCGCCGGTGGAATCCAGGATGCGCCGATGCGTTCGGTCAAGGCGCCCCAGAACCCGGAGTGCGTCGGCATCCCGGTATCGCACAACATCGAAATCGCATCGCCTTCGGCAAGCGTCGCCCGCAACAGGCGCGAGACGTTTTGACGCCAGTCCGGGCGCTGAGCGAGCGTACGCAATAGGAAACGCAGTCGTGCGTGCTGCGGCCAGCCGCGGATCGTATCGTCGTCGGCGCTCGCTTGGCTGCCTGCGTCGGGTGAACGCTCGGCTGGGGCGGGGGCTAACGCGGATGGAGACGCCGAGGCAGCAGGCGACGGCGTAGCGCGGCGCACCCAGCGCACGAGATCGATCAGCCATTGATTGCGCGCGCCCAGCGGCGCGTCCCACTCGGCATGGGACAGCAACTCGAATAATTGGCGTTCGTGGCGGGCGGCGCGCCACTGCCGGAAGAACGCGAAAGGACGAAAAAAAGAACGGGGCATGGTGCGGCAAACTCTCCAAAGCGACATGACACGCGCCGCCTTGGCGCCCCGTGAAAACGAGGCATCCTCAAGGCGAATGCGCGGTCAGCTACCTAGGGATTCTACCGATAGTTGCGGGCGGGTTCCGACGCGCCATTGCGCCGTCGGCTCAGGCGCGGCGCGTCGGCGTGGTGCGCTCGACGTAATTGACGCCGGGACGGCGCTCGCGCTCTTCGCCCGGCGGCAGTGGCGCCGGTGCGGTGCGCGGCTCGATCGAGGTGGCGACGACCTTGCCATGATGCAGACCACAGCGGGTAACGACCGACTGCCATTGCCACTGTCCGCGCACGCGCGCGGAGCCGTTGATCATCACCGTCGTGTCCACCGGCACCGGTTGCACCGGGCTGAACACGGCATCGTCGTGCTGGACGCGGGCACGGATCACGTAGCGGTCGAGCTGGATCAGGCGATCGTAACGCTTGTTATGCCGCATATCCCGATTCAAGGAGGCCATGCAGATCGACACGGCATCGTGGACCGGCAGGCTTCCGGAGGGCAGCTTCGACGCCGCGGCCGATGTCGCGGCACTGTCGCCGCCGGCGGATTCGCGAGCGGGATGATGTGCGGCGGCCGAGGCGGTGTGTCGATGGGCGTTTTCATGCTCGACCGTCTCGTGGCGCCGAGCCGCGATTTTGCCCGAATGGGATGGCTTCATCGCCTTGTGCGTGACGATAGGGTGCGATCGCGTGGAGGCGCGGCTCTCCGCCGCCGCCGCATCGACCGACGTCGCCAGCAAGCCGCTCAGCCCGGCGACGCAGGCGAGCGGGCCGGCCACCGCAGCCATTCGACGCGCGCACGACAACGACGCTCCGCGCGCACCGGACGGGCGCGAGCTCGCTGGAAACGGCGTATCGGCTTGGCGGGAATGGACGACAGACATGGGAGTGCGGTTCAGCTTAGCCAGGCCGTAAGGCCTCGCTGCGAGTTCAAACAGGGGAGCAGGCGCACAGGCGCGGCATCCCACCAAATGGTAGCAGACCGCACCGTTCGCACGCGAATTTATAGCTGACAATTGTCACGATGCTGACATAGCGCAACGTTCGTGCCGCGCCGATGCGCTGTGCCGACGCAGCGAGCGAACCACGGGTGGATAGGCCCGCCGAGCGCGGCGTATTCAACGCAATCCCGCCTACCCGGCGGACATATGGCGGGCGTATCATGCTCGCAAACCGTTGTCGAACCCCCATCCCCAGGAGAGAGCCAGCATGAAACTGCACCGTCACGATGCACTGTTTTCGTCCGATAACGCCGCGCAACGCCGCGCCGGATCGCGCCACGCGATCGCCATGGCGGCATTGGGCCTGAGCTTGGCGTTCGGCCTGGCCAGTACCGCGCCGGCGGCCTTTGCGCAGAATTCGCAACAGAACAAGATGACGTCGTGTAACAAGCAAGCGTCGGACGGCGCCATGAAAGGCGATCAACGCAAGGCGTTCATGAAAAGCTGCCTGTCGTCGAAGTCGCCCGCAGCACCGAAGCAGACGCAGCAGGACAAGATGAAAAGCTGCAACGCCAGTGCCACGGGCAAGACCGGCGATGCCCGCAAAGCCTATATGAAGGATTGCCTGAGCGCGCACTAAGACGGGGGCCATCCCGCGCGGTTGGCGCGATGGCGAAGCACTCGTTTAGGCGTCGGCATTGCGCCGACGCCCCCCCTTCCTCTCTGCGTTGGGCTGCCGGAATCGTTCAGTAGCTGCGCTTGATCTGCTTGCAGGCGATGACCATCGTATTTTGATCGCCCGAGCGCTGGCTCAACGTGTCATAGCCGCCGTCGCCACAGGCCACTTGCGCGCGCCGTTGACACTCCGTAAAGCTGCCACCGTTGCAACTGATCTGTTGCGTGGGACGCCCATCGTTCGTGAACAGCGGCGGCGCGGAACTGCATGCCCCCAAACCACTGATCGTCAGCACCGCCAGCGCCGCGATCGCCGCGGCGCGCGCCTTTGCCACACCCGGCATCGTTCGCGTATTTGTCATTGCCATCGTTGTAAGACCTCTTGTTGTGCGGGAGTCGCATCGGTCATGCGCCCCGCTTGCCTGCTTTGTATTTTCGGCCTGACTGCACGTCCGCATATAAGCCTACCGCGTCGTCGCCACGGCGACTATCTGCTCTGTCGCCGCATGCGAAGCGACGTTCCCCGGCATGCCACGCCCCGACGGTCCGTTAGCCCCGCTTTCCTCAGTCCGTCACATTGCTCGACTGCGCGCGGCCCTTCCAGTGACCGCCGCGGCCCAGCATATGACGCCGCCCCGAATCCAAGGTGGCCGCCATATAGAAGCAAGCGACCAGGGGCAATGCGATCGCCCAGATCTCCGATTGCTTGTAGTACCGCAGCATCGGTCCATAGCAGCGCACCATCATCAGCCAAGCTGCCAGCGCGGCAAATCCCCAGGGCTGCCCCTGCGACAGACCGGCGATCGCCAGCACCGGCGGCGCGATATAGGTCAGCACCATGCCCAGCGTCGCGCCAGCCAGCATCCAGGGAGAATAGTGCAACTGGGTGTAGGCCGTCCGCGCGATCATATTCCAGATGTCGTTCCAGCCGTCATACGGCCGGATCGAGCGTGCCGCGTCCGCCAGGTCCAATCGGACAGCGCCGCCCGAACGCTTGACCGCGGCGGCGAGCGCGCAATCGTCGATCAGCGCGCCCTTGATCGCCGCCATGCCGCCGATTCGCGCCAATGCACTATGGCGCAGCAGGATACAGCCGCCCGCCGCGCCGGCCGTCGCGCGGGCGTCGTCGGCAATCCAGCGGAACGGATAGAGCTTGGCGAAAAAGAAGACAAAGGCCGGGATCAGCATCCGCTCCGGGAAGGAGTGGCATCGCAACCGTACCATCAGCGAGACCATGTCGCGCTTGCCCTGTTCGCCGCGCACGACCAAGTCGCGCAGGCCATGCGCCGGATGCGCGATGTCGGCATCGGTCAGCCAGACCCATTCGGCACCGGGCGCGAAAGCGTGAGACGCCGCAATGCCTTCGGACTGCGCCCACACCTTGCCGCTCCAACCACGCGGCAGATCTCTGGCGCCCACGATCTGCAAGCGCGCGACCGCCTCTTCACCCAGCGCGGCCGCGGCGGCACGGGCGACGTCGGCGGTGCCGTCGTCGCTATGATCGTCGATCAATACGACACGCAGCGTGCCCGGGTAGTCCTGTTTCAACAGCGACGTCACCGCTTCGCCGATCACGTCCGCCTCATTGCGTGCCGGGACAATCGCCACGACAGCGGGCCAGTCCTGGTCGGCCGGCAGATCGCGGCTATTTCGCGGCAGCGTGACCTGCCAAAATCCGCCGCGCCCGTAGCGCAGCACGGCCCAGATCACCAGCGTCACACCCGCCAGCAATGCGGGCACTATCGTTGCCACCGTCATGCCACTCCTTTTCTCTCTCGTACGGTCCGCGCCAAGACCGGCGCGCGGCCGGTGACAAGCTTAACCGATGCGGACCGGTTCTGCGGCAATGGTCAATGTCGGGTAAAAACCCGCAAAACCACTAAAAAGGTGCGGTTTTTTTGTGGAATCGAAATCCCGTCTGCACTTTTGAGCGGATAATTGTCGCTCGCCTCAAAAGT
Coding sequences within it:
- a CDS encoding PsiF family protein, coding for MAALGLSLAFGLASTAPAAFAQNSQQNKMTSCNKQASDGAMKGDQRKAFMKSCLSSKSPAAPKQTQQDKMKSCNASATGKTGDARKAYMKDCLSAH
- a CDS encoding glycosyltransferase, translating into MTVATIVPALLAGVTLVIWAVLRYGRGGFWQVTLPRNSRDLPADQDWPAVVAIVPARNEADVIGEAVTSLLKQDYPGTLRVVLIDDHSDDGTADVARAAAAALGEEAVARLQIVGARDLPRGWSGKVWAQSEGIAASHAFAPGAEWVWLTDADIAHPAHGLRDLVVRGEQGKRDMVSLMVRLRCHSFPERMLIPAFVFFFAKLYPFRWIADDARATAGAAGGCILLRHSALARIGGMAAIKGALIDDCALAAAVKRSGGAVRLDLADAARSIRPYDGWNDIWNMIARTAYTQLHYSPWMLAGATLGMVLTYIAPPVLAIAGLSQGQPWGFAALAAWLMMVRCYGPMLRYYKQSEIWAIALPLVACFYMAATLDSGRRHMLGRGGHWKGRAQSSNVTD